The genomic stretch CCCCGGGCGGACCTCGACCTCCTCCAGCGGGACGCTCCGGCGGCAGGCCGGGCAGCCGGACTGCGGGTCGAGCCGGGCCCGGCAGGTCACGTGGTGGTACAGGCGACGGGGGCCGTGCGCGGCGAGATGGCGCTCGCCCCACTGCGTCAGGGCCAGCACGGGCGGCCAGAGCTCGCGGCCCATGGGGGTCAGGACGTACTCGTCGCGCGGCGGCGCGTCCTGGTAGCGGCGCCGGTCGAGGACGCCGGCCGCGACGAGCGTGGCGAGCCGCTGGGAGAGAACGGCTCGCGGGATGTCGAGGTGGGCCTGGAAGTCGCCGAAGCGCCGCACGCCGTACATGGCGTCGCGGACCACGAGCAGCGTCCACCGCTCGCCGATCACCTCCAGGGCCTTGGCGAGGGAGCAGTCCTGACCGTCGTAGTTCTTGCCGAGCGCCATGGGGCGCATGTTAGTTCATTCACCGAACCGTGCTAGCGTGCGGCACCATGAGTTCAATGACCGAACCGACTATCGAATCGCGCATGGCCGACCTCGACGGCCTGCGCATGCACTACGTGATCGCCGGCGAAGGACCTCTGCTGGTCCTGCTGCACGGCTGGCCGCAGAGCTCCTACTGCTGGCGGCGGCTCATCCCCGCCTTGGCCGGCCGCTTCACCGTCGTCGCCCCCGACCTGCGCGGGTACGGCCGCACGGACAAGCCGGTCGCCGGCTACGACAAGCGCACGATGGCGGCCGACATCCGAGCCCTGGCACGCTCGCTCGGACACTCCACGCTCGTGCTCGCCGGCCACGACCGGGGCGCCAGGGTCG from Nonomuraea polychroma encodes the following:
- a CDS encoding winged helix-turn-helix transcriptional regulator; the encoded protein is MALGKNYDGQDCSLAKALEVIGERWTLLVVRDAMYGVRRFGDFQAHLDIPRAVLSQRLATLVAAGVLDRRRYQDAPPRDEYVLTPMGRELWPPVLALTQWGERHLAAHGPRRLYHHVTCRARLDPQSGCPACRRSVPLEEVEVRPGPGLRHDTREDLVSLALRTPHRMLAPIPDKIIRETLEGRSHELGGDRVRG